One genomic window of Nicotiana sylvestris chromosome 10, ASM39365v2, whole genome shotgun sequence includes the following:
- the LOC104237275 gene encoding chaperone protein dnaJ 16 yields the protein MPGHKSKSEKSEAEKTLRRDPYEVLGVSRNSTDQEIKSAYRKLALKYHPDKNGNDPKAADMFKEVTFSYNILSDPDKRRQYDSAGFEAVESESQELELDLSSLGTVNTMFAALFSKLGVPIKTTVSATVLEEALNGSVPIQPLPLGQPLCKKVEKQSAHFYSVNITEKEAKGGLVCRVYSREKSKFKLLYFDQEENGGLSLALQEDSSKTGKVTSAGMYFLGFPVYHMDQTQNSVTAAKDPDSAFFKKLDGFQPCEITELKAGTHVFAVYGDNFFKSVSYTIEAVCAEPFTEEKENLRAIEAQLLSKRVELSKFETEYREVLAQFTEMTSRYAQEMQAIDELLKNRNEIHASYTTLPAMKRSSSNRSKNKGGSKEASEDGPVRDKKASRDRSKKKKWFNIPLKVDKRKPC from the exons ATGCCGGGGCATAAGTCAAAATCAGAGAAGAGTGAAGCAGAAAAGACACTAAGGAGGGACCCTTATGAGGTATTAGGTGTCTCAAGGAATTCTACAGATCAAGAAATTAAAAGTGCTTACAGGAAATTAGCTTTGAA GTATCATCCTGACAAGAATGGAAATGATCCTAAAGCAGCGGACATGTTCAAGGAGGTCACCTTTTCATATAACATTTTATCTGATCCAGATAAAAGACGTCAATATGACTCAGCTGGTTTTGAG GCTGTTGAGTCAGAAAGCCAAGAATTGGAGCTTGATCTTTCAAGTTTGGGAACTGTAAACACTATGTTTGCTGCACTTTTTAG TAAGCTTGGTGTACCAATAAAAACCACAGTCTCCGCAACTGTTCTAGAGGAAGCCTTAAATGGTTCGGTACCTATACAACCACTTCCACTTGGGCAGCCTTTGTGTAAAAAG GTAGAAAAACAATCTGCTCACTTCTACTCTGTTAACATAACAGAAAAGGAAGCGAAGGGGGGCCTTGTCTGCCGAGTTTATTCACGAGAAAAAAGCAAATTCAAG CTATTGTACTTTGACCAAGAAGAAAATGGTGGACTGAGCCTTGCATTACAG GAAGATAGTTCAAAAACAGGTAAAGTCACATCTGCCGGCATGTATTTTCTTGGATTCCCAGTTTATCACATGGATCAAACCCAAAACTCG GTAACAGCTGCAAAGGATCCAGACTCAGCTTTTTTCAAGAAACTGGATGGATTTCAACCATGTGAGATAACTGAGCTAAAAGCTGGCACACATGTCTTTGCAGTTTATG GTGACAATTTTTTTAAAAGTGTGAGCTACACCATTGAAGCTGTTTGTGCTGAACCTTTTACTGAGGAAAAAGAGAATCTTAGAGCAATAGAAGCTCAACTTTTGTCAAAAAGGGTGGAACTTTCTAAGTTTGAAACAGAATATAGGGAG GTCTTAGCGCAATTTACTGAGATGACAAGTAGATATGCACAAGAAATGCAAGCT ATCGATGAGCTTCTTAAGAACCGCAATGAAATTCATGCTTCCTATACAACTCTTCCTGCAATGAAGCGTAGTAGTAGCAATCGAAGTAAGAACAAAGGTGGTTCCAAGGAGGCCAGTGAAGATGGTCCAGTACGAGATAAGAAGGCTTCAAGAGACCGGTCAAAGAAGAAGAAGTGGTTCAACATTCCCTTGAAGGTTGACAAAAGGAAGCCTTGTTAA
- the LOC104237276 gene encoding peroxidase 6, whose protein sequence is MALPLLSTFLFSSLALFSLTESKLNVDYYNKSCPQFEKIIQQIVVDKQLAAPTTAAGTLRLFFHDCMVGGCDASLLISSNSFATAERDTDINLSLPGDAFDLIARAKTALELQCPGIVSCADVLAVATRDLITMVGGPFYNIRLGRKDSFESYAKDVEGHIARPNMTMDTIINMFASKNLNIQEMVALVGAHTIGFSHCSEFSKRIFKYSNTSEIDPSMNPTFAQALRKLCGNNSKDMAAFNDVMTPGKFDNMYYINLQKGLGLLASDQAMVSDPRTKPFVELYATDQDAFFKAFAHAIEKVSVYHVKTGKKGEVRRRCDVVNHLQVNSNKKIAS, encoded by the coding sequence ATGGCATTACCACTTCTTTCAACTTTCCTCTTCTCATCTCTAGCCTTATTTTCTCTAACAGAATCCAAGCTCAATGTTGACTACTACAATAAATCATGTCCTCAATTTGAAAAAATCATCCAGCAAATCGTCGTCGACAAGCAACTTGCCGCGCCCACGACCGCAGCCGGCaccctccgcctcttcttccacGACTGCATGGTGGGAGGATGCGACGCCTCGTTACTTATTTCCTCAAACTCCTTTGCCACGGCTGAGCGCGACACGGATATAAACCTCTCTCTCCCCGGGGACGCCTTTGACCTTATTGCACGAGCGAAGACTGCCCTAGAACTCCAATGCCCCGGCATTGTTTCTTGTGCAGATGTTTTAGCTGTTGCAACTCGAGACTTAATCACCATGGTTGGAGGTCCGTTTTACAATATTCGTCTCGGCCGTAAAGATAGCTTTGAATCATACGCAAAAGATGTTGAAGGCCATATTGCTAGGCCTAACATGACCATGGATACAATAATCAACATGTTCGCATCGAAAAATCTAAACATACAAGAAATGGTGGCTTTAGTGGGTGCACATACTATTGGTTTCTCACATTGTTCAGAGTTTAGCAAGAGAATCTTCAAATATAGCAACACTTCAGAAATTGATCCTTCTATGAATCCTACATTTGCACAAGCGTTACGAAAGCTATGTGGGAATAACTCGAAAGATATGGCGGCCTTCAACGACGTGATGACACCTGGCAAGTTCGACAACATGTATTACATAAACTTGCAAAAGGGTCTAGGGCTATTGGCTTCAGATCAAGCTATGGTTTCAGATCCTAGGACTAAACCTTTTGTGGAGCTTTATGCAACGGATCAAGATGCATTTTTTAAAGCATTTGCTCATGCAATTGAGAAAGTAAGCGTTTATCACGTTAAAACTGGGAAAAAGGGAGAGGTGAGACGCAGATGTGATGTTGTCAATCATTTACAAGTGAATTCCAACAAGAAAATTGCTAGTTAG